The following coding sequences lie in one Sorghum bicolor cultivar BTx623 chromosome 6, Sorghum_bicolor_NCBIv3, whole genome shotgun sequence genomic window:
- the LOC8086049 gene encoding uncharacterized protein LOC8086049, which yields MIRRCFQKLWVLDVRYTRCDGILSTRLLDFMTHLRELNVEGAQDWDVGQLQGRLPNIRKLRVTKSTVVCTSCSEDNLFLGMNKMELLEFSGNRTMQGGGVAANLSGISTSSNGLETMIITDGCVGIQKLSFRGCAKLKNLLLSGLFEDLCTLDLSGTAVKTVDLSAMTAQRLDELTLDNCDNLCAILWPPQGKRKIYLHKMHIDTTQSASTCRSREEKMKAGSSSTAATGSSSPRPMVLVNGAQPPSEFNWYISIKDTRLLRSFVPSFKNYFNDHKVHLEVSSPRCYPTVDVSGSENEGTKNETREEQQVVLSNRQQQQPQYNSNASMYYADVATVIVEEHLLQEGDGNGNDAPTITRTRPCPPPDERLGSSDCYMYIQDQQMKTKATMDSGAIATIPSIICDHAYIMHVHDSLYNTSIPGPAPWYNLLWCRVERCPRMEFIFTAPKLGGEGIVLMCYFLRTFWASKLPRTRFMWDMSKLPLSQIYHRSFEEVTLLHLDFCPRLIHVLPFSSSVINRRYLETLEIVWCGDLRVVFPLLDTDTKSHQKQQQQQKKPPGAAITIVDFPNLKHIHLHELPMLESICGRGRIYAPYLETIKIRGCWSLRHLPAVVSNRSNNKVDCDCEKEWWDRLEWDGLDGKHHPSLYRPVHSRYYKRKLLRGSVLI from the coding sequence atgATCCGCCGATGCTTCCAAAAACTGTGGGTGCTCGATGTCCGTTACACACGCTGTGACGGGATCCTGTCTACAAGGTTGCTAGATTTCATGACTCACCTCAGGGAGCTAAATGTGGAGGGAGCACAGGATTGGGATGTCGGCCAGCTGCAGGGCCGGCTGCCTAATATCCGCAAGCTCCGAGTAACAAAGTCAACAGTAGTCTGCACGAGTTGCTCGGAAGATAACTTGTTCTTgggaatgaacaagatggagcTTCTTGAATTTTCAGGAAACCGTACCATGCAAGGAGGAGGTGTAGCAGCAAACTTATCTGGGATAAGCACTAGCAGCAACGGACTTGAGACTATGATCATTACTGATGGGTGTGTTGGGATACAAAAGTTATCCTTCAGGGGATGTGCTAAACTGAAGAATCTGTTGCTGAGTGGATTGTTTGAGGATCTTTGTACCCTAGACTTGTCAGGCACAGCAGTCAAAACAGTAGATCTCAGTGCCATGACAGCACAGAGACTGGATGAGCTCACTCTAGATAACTGCGACAACCTTTGTGCAATCCTGTGGCCACCACAAGGCAAACGGAAAATTTACTTGCACAAGATGCACATTGACACCACCCAATCAGCATCAACTTGCAGAAGCAGGGAAGAGAAAATGAAGGCTGGTAGCAGTAGCACTGCTGCTACAGGATCATCATCGCCAAGGCCCATGGTATTGGTGAATGGTGCTCAACCACCTTCAGAATTTAATTGGTATATTTCTATAAAGGACACAAGGCTCCTCAGGTCATTTGTGCCCTCTTTTAAAAATTACTTTAACGATCATAAGGTACACCTAGAGGTTTCCTCTCCAAGATGCTATCCCACAGTTGATGTTAGCGGTAGCGAGAATGAAGGGACCAAGAACGAAACTAGAGAAGAGCAACAAGTAGTGCTATCAaacaggcagcagcagcagccccaaTATAATAGTAATGCATCAATGTACTATGCCGATGTTGCTACCGTCATAGTTGAGGAACACCTCCTTCAAGAAGGCGATGGCAATGGTAATGATGCCCCAACCATCACAAGGACAAGGCCTTGCCCTCCCCCTGATGAACGCCTAGGCTCCTCTGACTGTTACATGTACATACAAGACCAGCAGATGAAGACAAAAGCAACGATGGACAGTGGTGCTATTGCTACTATACCAAGTATTATATGTGATCATGCTTACATCATGCATGTGCATGACAGCCTGTACAACACAAGTATCCCTGGCCCTGCGCCATGGTATAACCTACTGTGGTGCCGGGTGGAGCGGTGTCCCAGGATGGAATTCATCTTCACCGCTCCCAAGTTAGGAGGTGAAGGCATTGTGCTCATGTGTTATTTCCTAAGAACTTTCTGGGCATCCAAACTCCCCAGGACACGCTTCATGTGGGATATGAGCAAACTGCCGTTAAGCCAGATTTACCATCGATCATTTGAGGAGGTGACATTGTTGCACCTCGACTTCTGCCCTAGGCTCATACATGTACTACCCTTCTCGTCGTCAGTAATCAATCGACGCTACCTGGAGACTCTTGAGATCGTGTGGTGTGGTGATCTCAGGGTGGTCTTCCCTTTATTAGACACTGACACCAAGAGCCACCAaaagcaacagcagcaacagaaGAAGCCACCAGGAGCAGCAATAACAATCGTGGATTTCCCAAATTTGAAGCATATCCACCTGCACGAGCTGCCCATGCTCGAAAGCATCTGCGGGCGTGGGAGGATCTACGCCCCCTATCTTGAGACCATTAAGATCAGGGGCTGTTGGAGCCTCAGGCACTTGCCGGCCGTCGTGAGCAACAGAAGCAATAACAAGGTGGATTGCGACTGTGAGAAAGAATGGTGGGACAGGTTGGAGTGGGACGGATTGGATGGCAAGCACCATCCTTCCCTTTACAGGCCAGTCCACTCGCGGTATTACAAGAGGAAACTGCTCAGGGGCTCCGTGCTGATATGA
- the LOC8055445 gene encoding disease resistance protein RPM1, which produces MDLVVGASESTVKSLLGKLGGLLAQEYTLIRGVAGDLQYINDELGTMQSFLGDLGGASREKQDKRMRDWTKQIRDLTYDIEDCIDDSGQRIHTPRWLRSDICCYFLVNSAYEVVTWWPRRDVAGRISGLRMRAQQISERRQRYGVNNPEIKDKNAAAVDGFDAAGNQDTSVELVAVKDPVGVDEYMRELESWVTDKAKKAGVLSIVGYGGVGKTSIATALYKKLGDQFSCCAMVTVSQSSNIEAILDSIRNQVKPKSSNQELRHGASDKNGLAAACLDGLQGHIRRGASAFKAKCRCLGTSEETQGGTKRNQLNNELRDHFQQNSYLVLIDDVWAASTLEDIRKAFPQPNMHTKEGRIIVTTRFPAVATARRGQEGDRVHKVVPLPLEKSGVLFGQAHSESKPSEARTIPDEAWKICGGLPLAIVLMAGYVACNAHKHLIWDEIYAALFPDKKRRDEMKNGTILNPASAEAGKDTRKGLTQEELARIVSHCYNDMPAEIITCSLYLGIFPKGSRISRKRLIRRWIAEGFVSEKDGMSVEDVAETYFGHLVRRKMIRPVEHSSSGRIKQCVVHDMVLEHIVSKASEENFITVVGGHWLKNTPSSKVRRLSLQGSDPKRAKDIEKMNLSHVRSLTMFESLKQLPTNSFKFGTIVQVLDLEGCTDLKEQHANEICRMLLLKYLSLRRTDAKELPKTIGKLENLETLDIRETKIVKLPKEVCGLERLVNILGGDKELRRALKLPEEFVKKQKMKGLRTLSGIEIVGELEDLHHLTDLRKLAIYKLKLTGDNANLKLSSSIQYLCGYSLHTLVIHDETSDFFKCLDEMTTPPESLVTLELSGMMVHLPVWITQLYAVTKLTLTMTALRKDNLSKLSNLKTLFSLTFTLAAEKQGPDTMAILAKNKLFSDGQIIIPNGGFENLKLLRLCAPLVPLLIFSEKAMPKLERLEVRFKMLEGIYGAENLASLKEVYLTLNDKDGEVITKYIAEEVRSAVKGVAAKESIARIILHIVETD; this is translated from the exons atggatttggtggtgggtgCTTCGGAGTCCACCGTGAAGTCACTGCTGGGCAAGCTCGGCGGTCTTCTGGCCCAGGAGTACACGCTCATCCGGGGCGTCGCCGGCGACCTGCAGTACATCAACGACGAGCTGGGCACGATGCAGTCTTTCCTCGGCGACCTCGGAGGCGCCAGCAGGGAGAAGCAGGACAAGCGGATGAGGGACTGGACGAAGCAGATCCGGGACCTCACCTACGACATCGAGGACTGCATCGACGACTCCGGCCAGCGGATCCACACCCCGCGCTGGCTCCGCTCCGACATCTGCTGCTACTTCCTCGTCAACAGCGCGTACGAGGTCGTCACGTGGTGGCCACGCCGCGACGTCGCCGGCAGGATCTCCGGCCTCAGGATGCGGGCGCAGCAGATCAGCGAGCGCCGGCAGAGGTACGGCGTCAACAACCCCGAAATCAAGGATAAGAATGCAGCTGCTGTCGACGGATTCGACGCTGCTGGGAACCAGGACACCAGCGTCGAGCTTGTTGCCGTCAAGGACCCCGTCGGCGTCGACGAGTACATGAGGGAGCTGGAGAGCTGGGTCACCGACAAGGCCAAGAAGGCTGGTGTTCTGTCCATCGTTGGCTACGGGGGTGTCGGGAAGACGAGCATCGCCACCGCCTTGTACAAGAAACTCGGGGACCAATTCAGCTGCTGCGCCATGGTCACCGTGTCCCAGAGCTCCAACATTGAGGCAATCCTGGACAGCATAAGGAACCAAGTCAAGCCCAAGAGCAGCAATCAGGAGCTACGACACGGTGCCTCCGACAAGAACGGCTTGGCAGCAGCCTGCCTGGACGGCCTACAAGGTCACATCAGGCGAGGCGCGTCGGCCTTTAAGGCCAAGTGCCGATGCCTAGGGACCTCAGAGGAGACGCAGGGCGGCACCAAGAGGAATCAGCTCAACAACGAGCTCAGGGATCACTTCCAGCAAAACAG TTATTTGGTCCTAATTGATGATGTCTGGGCTGCATCAACGTTGGAGGACATCAGAAAGGCATTTCCTCAACCTAATATGCATACTAAAGAAGGTAGAATAATAGTCACTACACGGTTTCCGGCTGTTGCTACAGCACGTAGAGGACAAGAAGGCGACCGTGTTCATAAAGTTGTCCCTCTTCCCCTTGAAAAATCCGGTGTGTTATTTGGGCAAGCTCACTCTGAATCCAAACCAAGTGAAGCTAGAACTATTCCAGATGAGGCATGGAAGATATGTGGGGGTTTGCCGTTAGCCATTGTCCTCATGGCTGGTTATGTGGCCTGCAATGCACACAAACATCTCATCTGGGATGAAATTTATGCTGCATTATTTCCTGACAAGAAGAGGcgtgatgaaatgaagaatggGACCATCCTTAATCCTGCGTCTGCTGAGGCTGGTAAGGACACAAGGAAAGGTCTCACTCAGGAGGAGTTAGCCAGGATAGTTAGTCATTGCTACAATGACATGCCTGCAGAGATCATCACCTGCTCCCTGTATTTGGGTATATTTCCCAAGGGCAGCAGAATTAGCAGGAAGCGACTCATAAGACGATGGATAGCTGAAGGCTTTGTTAGCGAGAAGGATGGGATGAGCGTGGAGGATGTTGCTGAGACGTACTTTGGTCATCTGGTAAGGAGGAAAATGATACGACCAGTGGAGCACAGTAGCAGCGGCAGGATCAAGCAATGTGTAGTTCATGACATGGTTCTTGAGCACATTGTATCCAAGGCAAGTGAAGAGAATTTCATCACTGTGGTTGGCGGCCACTGGCTTAAGAACACACCAAGCAGCAAGGTTCGTCGGCTGTCCCTCCAAGGGAGTGATCCCAAGCGTGCAAAGGACATCGAAAAGATGAACCTGTCCCATGTCCGGTCACTCACCATGTTTGAGAGCTTGAAGCAGCTGCCCACCAATTCTTTCAAGTTTGGAACAATTGTACAGGTCCTGGATCTTGAGGGCTGCACGGATCTCAAAGAGCAACATGCCAACGAAATATGCCGCATGCTTCTTCTCAAATATCTCAGCCTCCGAAGAACAGATGCTAAGGAGCTTCCGAAAACGATTGGAAAACTTGAGAATCTAGAGACACTGGACATAAGGGAGACCAAAATTGTTAAGCTTCCTAAGGAAGTGTGTGGTCTTGAAAGACTGGTCAACATCCTTGGTGGGGATAAAGAATTACGCAGGGCACTGAAGCTTCCGGAAGAGTTTGTCAAGAAGCAGAAGATGAAGGGCCTGCGCACATTGTCAGGGATTGAAATTGTTGGGGAACTAGAGGACCTGCATCATTTGACCGATTTGAGGAAACTTGCCATTTATAAGCTCAAACTCACAGGGGATAATGCAAATTTGAAATTAAGTTCCTCTATCCAGTACCTCTGTGGCTACTCTCTACACACCCTTGTCATCCATGATGAGACATCCGATTTTTTCAAATGCCTGGATGAGATGACAACCCCACCAGAATCCCTTGTTACCCTCGAGTTGTCTGGCATGATGGTTCATCTCCCAGTTTGGATCACACAACTTTATGCTGTTACTAAATTGACCTTAACAATGACAGCTCTCCGGAAAGACAacttaagcaagctaagcaatcTCAAAACATTATTCTCCCTCACTTTTACACTTGCTGCAGAAAAGCAGGGTCCAGATACTATGGCCATTCTTGCAAAAAACAAGTTGTTCTCGGATGGGCAGATCATAATTCCAAATGGTGGATTTGAGAACCTTAAGCTGCTTCGTTTGTGTGCTCCTCTCGTTCCATTGCTGATATTTTCAGAAAAGGCCATGCCAAAGCTTGAAAGGCTTGAGGTGCGGTTCAAAATGTTGGAGGGCATTTATGGCGCAGAAAATCTTGCATCACTCAAAGAGGTGTATTTGACATTAAATGACAAAGATGGTGAGGTTATAACCAAATATATTGCAGAAGAGGTGAGAAGTGCAGTGAAGGGAGTTGCTGCCAAGGAGTCCATTGCCAGGATTATCCTTCATATCGTCGAGACAGATTAA